In the genome of Lathyrus oleraceus cultivar Zhongwan6 chromosome 4, CAAS_Psat_ZW6_1.0, whole genome shotgun sequence, the window TAGTTATTTCGCACTAGTATAAATAGAAATTTCATTTGTAGAACTCATGGTGTTCATTTCATTATAGAATCTCACATACATTCGAAGTACCAACGCtaagagaatttttttttcattaaGAGAATGTATGAAACTTGAAACACCATATTTTACTTTAACGCAAAGTCTTTCAATTCAATTTACCTTTCTTGCCCATTTGCTTTTATCCATACTCTAGTAACATTTCTTTTTATTCTTGTTTTACTGTAACATTCTTGCTTTATCGTTATTAGAATTACATCTCTACATTTTTTTTATAACCTTTTTCGACTCAGTCGAAATCATacattttttcaaaaaaaactATAAACAGAAAACTTTAGTATTGTGTCATAGGATTCACTAGTTGATTATACCTATAACTTTTAATAAAAGATTAACCATTGTTTATCAATTTTTAGTATAAACACAAAAAGATACCTTTCAAATCATAAAACGGATTTTATAAAGATTACACACAGCTGAGACTTAAAAAAAAACAAGACAATAAATAGTCATAATGATATAACTGCCATAACAATCATAACATAAAAACTAAAGTAAATAGGGAGGGTCAAGAATAATTATCATTTATTCACATATATCAGATAAATCGAGACTTTATTTACTCTCCATTTCCATAAGCAATATCATAAATATTGTATTGACAACATACAAAACATTTCACATTCAAGTCTCCTTTAAATAAAATTAACTTTTGTTACTCCATAATTCAAACATACCCCAAGTATAGAACATAGAAATTCATTTGTCGAACACAAGAAACCCACTAAAAGCGCGTTGAACCGAAACAGTGGGTTAGGGCCCCAGTTTTACCAAGTCAGACAGACACAACAACACAAACACGCCTTATCAACGGTCCCACCCCCACTCTCCTCACCTCGCCATCTTCTCTTCCTCTAAGAAGTAACTAACACTCTTCCTCTTCATCAACCACGACAAATCTTCATACCCCAGAGAAACATCCCACGCCAAACAAACTAAGATACACAACACCCTAGTACCTGTTCTTCTTGTTCCAACCAGAAACATACTAGTTTCTTTTTTCTTGGACTTTTTTTATTGCTTTTGTCGTTTATTTGTTACTTCCTCTTTTTGGCGTCACGGTTCTTTATTATATATTGGTGTGGCATCTTTTGTTTCTTTCGTATCTTTTCTTTCTGTCTACACCCccatgttgttgttgttgttcgGTTTCGATTTTCAATACCCAATACAACACAACAACGCTGTTTTCTTCGACCATGTCGCTCAAAAGGGGTCCCGATGATAACAAGAGTTCAGATGATAAGCGTAGAAAGCCTCCTCCTTTTTGTAGGTAGGTTTCGTTATTTACTTTCCCTCTTGTTTTGAATTGTTCTTTTGTGGAAATGGGAATGGTGGAAGCTGAAAAGGATCAGTTTTGGTCTTAATACAAATGGGGTTTGTTTGTTATGTTAATGTGAATTGCGTTTTTATTTAATCGGGGCGCAAAAATTGGCTTCAAATTGATCCCCTTTTTTGCATTGAAGTAGGCTTGATTTCATGTTCAAAGATAAATGGCCAATGCCGTTGTTTGTGTATTATTGTGGATACTGATTAACTGTTGTAATATAGTTCTAAATTGAGGTCTGCAACTGTGATTCCAACTATCAGATAAAGGTTTTGAGGTGTTGTGATGATATTGCAACCATAATTGCAGCTGCATTTTGCTGCAATGTTAAGGTTTGCAGCGTGACTGAGGCTGAGATTTTGAGCAGATTATGTGTGCGGAGTTTATTTGACTGTTAATAGGACTGTGTTTATATGTTTTTGACCTTTTGTTTTGGTTGTAATAATGAATGTTAGTGTGGTGCGTGAGGTGATGAAGTTACAATCAGTTAGGAATTTGATGGAGCCGATTCTAGAGCCCTTGGTTCGTCGAGTGGTATGAGCTATGATCTCTCTTATTTTATTGCTCATTGCATTTATAGTTTTGTGTTTTAGTTTTTCAAATACTTGGATATATGAGTTTGTTTATTTGAAACCGCATATTAGTTCCCAATGGAAACACTTATACTGATATACAATGTGATCATATATCTTTGCAGGTTAAGGAGGAAGTTGAATTGGCTCTAAAGAAACATTTGAACAGCTTGAGACAGTAAGAAATAATCTTCAAATAATTGATTAGGATAAAAAGCTTTTGCTTAAATGGTCTGAAATTGTTTAGCTTGAATCGCTTCACACGcatcttttttttattttgttttcagAACCTGTGGAAAGGAGTTGAATACTTCAGAATCAAGAACTTTGCAGCTGCAGTTTGAAAACAGCATTTCTCTCCCTGTCTTTACAGGAGCTCGAATTGAAGGAGAGGACGGCTCGAACTTAAGGATACGTTTAGTTGATGCCTTAACAGGAAAGGTTGTTTGTACAGGACCTGAATCTTCAGCTAAGGTGGAAATTGTAGTCCTTGAGGGTGATTTTGAAGAAGAAAGTGACATTTGGATGCCGGAAGATTTCAAGAACAATATTGTGAGAGAGAGGGAGGGGAAAAAGCCGCTCCTTACAGGAGAAGTGATTTTATATCTTAAAGACGGGATTTGTATGATGGGTGAAATTTCATATACAGATAATTCAAGCTGGACAAGGAGCCGTCGGTTCAGGCTTGGTGCAAGAGTAGTGGACAATTTTGATGGTATTAGAATAAGAGAAGCAAAGACAGATTCGTTTATCGTCAGGGATCACAGAGGAgaatgtgagtatttgaaataTAAACTTATATACTAATCTTTTTTTAGCTTAGGTGCATGATGCTATCACGATTGGCACGAAAGAATGTATTATGAATTATGTTATGACAGAACGTTTTTTAGCTTTTCAACTTACTGGTTGAAACAATAAAAGAAAACTTACTTTAGCATCTGATTTTCCGCTGCGCAGTGTACAAGAAACACCACCCTCCAAGTCTTTCGGATGAAATTTGGAGACTGGAAAAGATAGGCAAAGATGGAGCTTTCCACAGGCGTTTGAGTCGCGAAAAGATCCGAAGCGTTAAAGATTTTCTCACACTACTCAATCTCGATCCAGCAAAGTTGCGAACTGTAAGAGCTAATTTACTGCTAGTTGCTAAACCTGCCAAATTGTCTTAAGAGCGTCTTGACATTTGTTTTTTTATCGATTGTCTTTTAAAGGATTTTTTGAAACACTTTCATGGGACAGATTTAGATAAGTACTAGGTTTGTCTAGGGCAAATGACTAAGTTCTTTGGTTGGGAATGTGTAGATATTAGGCACTGGGATGTCGGCAAAGATGTGGGAAATAACTGTAGAGCATGCTCGAACCTGCGTCCTTGATACAACAAGGCATGTGTCATCCGCCGCTAATTCTCAACAACCTCGTGTGGTCTTCAATGCTGTGGGACAAGTGACAGGACTGCTCTCCGAATGCGAATATATCACTGTAGATAAGCTGTCTGAAACTGAAAAGGCATTTATCCCTAATCACTCGGGACTTTCTCATTTCCATTCATagtttttattaatttttttacaaaatttGATTTTTCCCCATCAGGCTGATGCTCAAATATCGGTTCTTTCTGCACTTAGCCAAGGCGATTATACCTCTTTCGAAGACGAAGCCTCCTTAATGGACGGTTATTCCCACTTAACTAATGCACATTACTCCCCGAGCTCTCCGAGAACCGAGGGATCAAGTGCCAACAAGCTTATGGCTTCTCAAAAGATCACAGGATTCAATTACACACAAGAAAGCGCGTCTTCTACTGATATCATGCCGTCCATTTATTCCGTTGGTGGAACTAGTGGCTTGGATGACTATGGTTTGCCAAATTTCGACAGCATCGGCCTTAGATACGATCAGAATCTTGGTTTTCCGCTCCAAGTACCCAACTCTTTGATCTGCGACACAGATTCAATAGTCCATGCTTTCACGGATGAAGATCATCTACAATTTTTCGAGGCTGATCTTCAATCTCAGTGTCAAATTGAAGCAGACTTACAGAGTGCCGTAGATAGCTTCATGCTAGCACCTTCTACCTCTATGGCCAACGGAAAAGCTCGGAGACGATGGAGAAAGGTAGTCAACGTACTAAAATGGTTCATGGTGAGGAAACGACGAAACCAATTATACAGGTAAGCTTTTGTACATTGCGTTCGCGAATGCAGCCGACAAAATAACAGTTTGCCGCGTTGATAAAGAAAAAGCTATGGTTTTCTCTCTTGTATGTAAATATACATCCTCCATGCATTGGTTTTTTAAGCTTGCCAGAGGTTAAAGAGCTGTTTGGCTCTTCTCTTTTGTTATCTAAAATTGAGTTTGTAAATAATTCATCTTCAGGAGAGGATTTCTGATTGTTGGCAAATGCTTAGTGAGGTAGTATAGTATGTAGTTTCATGATTGAGAAACCTTCATTATGAATCATATTTTTGTAAACGTATTTTGTCCATTTAATTCATCTTCTAATAAGGATCAGGTAAATAATAATTCATCATCACTTTCTATGCAAACTATAGATCCTTCTAGTAATGTGAAGAAACTAGAAAAGGATACCACACTTCTCTATCTATAAACCAACATGTATATCATACTAATTTTGTTCATCTAATCCAAATCTTCTTCTCTCTTACACATTTTCACATGTTTGCTATTGATACACTTTATCATAACTGCTTGTCATTTCCATGTGCATAACATGTGATTATAATTGGTATTGTTTGTTGTGGGGTAGAAAGAAGAACACAAACAACATGTATTTTGCAACTACTAGAAAGCACATAATTGTTTGTTTCTCTCCCTTAATCGTGGTCATGTTGCTGTAAGCAATTGAACCAAAGCAGCAATATTGCTCCTACAGAAAGCAGTTAAAAGATTCTTCTCGTCTTCTTTCCTAACATCATGGACTTTGACTAAAGCTTTGTGTTTTGCTTCCAGATGACCAAATTGAAGGTGTGCAAATAGTTCCTTTATATTGCTTTTTGTTGCAATATATAATTCTGCTATAGAACTATAAACAATGAGAGACAAAGTAGCTTCACCAAGCACAACAGTATTTGTGAGATTCAAATAAAGTTTTCCAGTTAATGCATCAAGATCACTCTACATCATTAGCTTACTTTCATACCCAAAGTTTCAAATGACGGCCGCGGTCGCGTTGCGATTGTGTTGTGGCAACAATGTTTCAAGGGGGTAACGGTGTTTCGCTGTCTTAACGACATTTTATCGCAGTAGT includes:
- the LOC127073890 gene encoding calmodulin-binding protein 60 A codes for the protein MSLKRGPDDNKSSDDKRRKPPPFCSVVREVMKLQSVRNLMEPILEPLVRRVVKEEVELALKKHLNSLRQTCGKELNTSESRTLQLQFENSISLPVFTGARIEGEDGSNLRIRLVDALTGKVVCTGPESSAKVEIVVLEGDFEEESDIWMPEDFKNNIVREREGKKPLLTGEVILYLKDGICMMGEISYTDNSSWTRSRRFRLGARVVDNFDGIRIREAKTDSFIVRDHRGELYKKHHPPSLSDEIWRLEKIGKDGAFHRRLSREKIRSVKDFLTLLNLDPAKLRTILGTGMSAKMWEITVEHARTCVLDTTRHVSSAANSQQPRVVFNAVGQVTGLLSECEYITVDKLSETEKADAQISVLSALSQGDYTSFEDEASLMDGYSHLTNAHYSPSSPRTEGSSANKLMASQKITGFNYTQESASSTDIMPSIYSVGGTSGLDDYGLPNFDSIGLRYDQNLGFPLQVPNSLICDTDSIVHAFTDEDHLQFFEADLQSQCQIEADLQSAVDSFMLAPSTSMANGKARRRWRKVVNVLKWFMVRKRRNQLYR